A single region of the Sorex araneus isolate mSorAra2 chromosome 7, mSorAra2.pri, whole genome shotgun sequence genome encodes:
- the INTU gene encoding protein inturned isoform X3 has translation MAASAPRPSPPRSPEPPGEEDDDASDLGASDSASCTSGSDDDLEPEWLHSVQRRGDLFYLELDEADEGGAAVPGGRAVRFSEAEVVISEGEGAPRGPPGLRRLARALRGRRLLPRRARAPPVSILKASPAARALPASKEVTLHVHPRAPMRRPLEALLGIVHRGRRRPAPLQVHGLLPGGPALGSGQVLIGDILVAVDDVPVTTENIERVLADIPGPTQVKLTFEKALAAKGSAAPPSPRQAPAGPGELLDSDAAKDEQEVLYLFPATDAAQKLKSVRGVFLTLCDMLETVTGTPVTSSSLLLDGRQVHVSYCREGDKLLVLSLPARRAPLPQLRSMAEAAVRTLRFMFGSLESAFAQAENAAHLDHLFALFFQRALQPEAQRCGAVLLDTLPGAHWLPLPQDIKVELDAVLSDLEAADFAELSEDECDMRRLYTIVGTSLFYKGHLLCSHLPRDHLLEVTGYCHHVGLLPLAAKRRVGQLVVWREVFPGRHLQPATDTEADSPREPDGRSFLLVVGLGHCLLSVLLEAGGCASPAVDSPGPDCVYVDQARATLRQLEALEARISQQLAAMPGPALSCADWLLAGPHESATLTPGAARAAASPTCRRTLFGDCSAKTRSSAGAEWADPSPQPTPEAEESGTLPQAPRKKPALLSPFQLGPLKKDPSEKAPGLDSALKLTSGPENTLFHYVALETVQGVFVTPTHEQVAQLGGAVHPQLLRNFHRCCLAIRAVFQQAQAEERRASAGGGPLATAPRSPWPHPVKEHGLLFECPPEDGLHPRKDPPALAYWVVGRRLLQPEPRELYVCFHDSVAEVAVEMAFKLFFALAL, from the exons ATGGCGGCGTCCGCGCCGCGCCCCTCGCCGCCTCGGAGCCCGGAGCCGCCGGGAGAGGAGGACGACGACGCCTCGGACCTCGGGGCCAGCGACTCGGCGTCCTGCACGTCCGGCAGCGACGA TGACCTGGAGCCCGAGTGGCTGCACAGCGTGCAGAGGCGCGGGGACCTCTTCTACCTGGAGCTGGACGAGGCGGACGAGGGGGGCGCGGCCGTCCCTGGGGGCCGCGCCGTGCGCTTCAGCGAGGCCGAGGTGGTGATCTCGGAAGGCGAGGGCGCGCCCCGGGGCCCTCCCGGCCTGCGGCGCCTGGCCAGGGCCCTGCGGGGCCGCCGGCTGCTGCCccggcgcgcgcgcgccccgcccgtGTCCATCCTCAAGGCGTCGCCGGCCGCACGCGCCCTGCCGGCCAGCAAGGAGGTGACGCTGCACGTCCACCCGCGGGCGCCCATGCGCCGGCCCCTCGAGGCGCTGCTGGGCATCGTCCACCGCGGCCGGCGCAGGCCTGCGCCTCTGCAGGTGCACGGGCTACTGCCCGGAGGCCCGGCGCTCGGGAGCGGCCAGGTGCTCATCG GGGACATCCTCGTGGCCGTGGATGACGTGCCGGTGACCACCGAGAACATCGAGCGGGTTCTGGCGGACATCCCCGGGCCCACACAG gTGAAGCTGACCTTTGAGAAGGCCCTGGCCGCGAAGGGCAGCGCCGCCCCGCCGAGCCCCAGGCAGgcgcccgccggccccggggAGCTG CTGGACTCGGACGCCGCCAAGGACGAG CAGGAGGTCCTGTACCTGTTCCCCGCCACGGACGCGGCGCAGAAGCTGAAGAGCGTCCGAGGCGTCTTCCTCACGCTCTGTGACATGCTGGAGACGGTGACGGGCACGCCGGTCACCAG CTCGTCGCTGCTGCTGGACGGGAGGCAGGTGCACGTGTCCTACTGCAGGGAGGGCGACAAGCTGCTGGTGCTCAGCCTGCCCGCCCGACG GGCACCCCTCCCGCAGCTGCGGAGCATGGCGGAGGCGGCAGTGCGGACCCTGCGATTCATGTTCGGCTCCCTGGAGAG TGCCTTTGCCCAGGCTGAGAACGCCGCGCACCTGGACCACCTCTTCGCCCTGTTCTTCCAGAGGGCGCTCCAGCCCGAGGCGCAGCGCTGCGGGGCCGTGCTTCTGGACACGCTCCCCGGGGCCCACTGGCTGCCCCTCCCTCAGGACATCAAG GTGGAATTAGACGCTGTATTAAGTGACTTGGAAGCTGCAGATTTTGCAGAATTG TCCGAGGATGAGTGTGACATGAGGCGGCTCTACACAATTGTGGGGACTTCACTATTTTACAAG GGTCACCTTCTCTGCAGCCACCTGCCCAGGGACCACCTCCTGGAGGTCACCGGCTACTGCCACCACGTGGGGCTGCTGCCTCTGGCCGCAAAGCGGAGGGTCGGCCAGCTGGTGGTCTGGAGAGAAGTCTTCCCCGGGCGTCACCTGCAGCCCGCCACGGACACTGAGGCCGACTCGCCCCGGGAGCCCGATGGCAGGAGCTTCCTGCTGGTCGTCGGCCTG GGTCATTGCTTGCTCTCGGTGCTTCTGGAGGCCGGCGGCTGTGCATCCCCGGCCGTGGACAGCCCTGGCCCCGACTGTGTCTACGTGGACCAGGCCCGCGCCACGCTGCGCCAGCTGGAGGCACTGGAGGCCCGCATCAGCCAGCAGCTGGCAGCCATGCCCGGCCCGGCCTTGTCCTGCGCAGACTGGCTCCTGGCCGGGCCCCATGAGAGTGCCACCCTGACCCCAGGGGCCGCCAGGGCCGCCGCGTCACCCACGTGCCGAAGGACGCTCTTCGGGGACTGCTCGGCCAAGACGCGGAGCAGCGCGGGTGCAGAGTGGGCGGACCCGAGCCCCCAGCCCACACCGGAGGCAGAGGAAAGCGGGACTTTGCCCCAG GCCCCGAGGAAGAAGCCCGCCCTCCTGAGCCCATTTCAGCTCGGGCCCTTGAAGAAGGACCCCTCGGAGAAGGCCCCGGGACTGGACAGCGCCCTGAA GCTGACCTCGGGCCCCGAGAACACCCTTTTCCACTACGTCGCCTTGGAGACTGTGCAGGGAGTCTTCGTCACCCCCACCCACGAGCAGGTCGCCCAGCTCGGCGGCGCCGTGCACCCCCAGCTCCTCCGGAACTTCCACCGCTGCTGCCTGGCTATCAGGGCCGTGTTCCAGCAGGCACAGGCAGAG GAGAGGAGAGCGTCAGCTGGAGGCGGCCCCCTGGCCACAGCCCCCCGGAGCCCCTGGCCGCACCCCGTGAAGGAGCACGGCCTGCTGTTCGAGTGCCCCCCAGAGGACGGGCTGCACCCCAGGAAGGACCCCCCGGCGCTTGCGTACTGGGTGGTGGG GAGGCGCCTGCTCCAGCCCGAGCCGCGCGAGCTGTACGTGTGCTTCCACGACTCGGTCGCGGAGGTCGCCGTGGAGATGGCCTTCAAGCTGTTCTTCGCGCTCGCCCTGtag
- the INTU gene encoding protein inturned isoform X2: MAASAPRPSPPRSPEPPGEEDDDASDLGASDSASCTSGSDDDLEPEWLHSVQRRGDLFYLELDEADEGGAAVPGGRAVRFSEAEVVISEGEGAPRGPPGLRRLARALRGRRLLPRRARAPPVSILKASPAARALPASKEVTLHVHPRAPMRRPLEALLGIVHRGRRRPAPLQVHGLLPGGPALGSGQVLIGDILVAVDDVPVTTENIERVLADIPGPTQVKLTFEKALAAKGSAAPPSPRQAPAGPGELVRLLGGDQEGDAQRRALAEPHVAMCLSLQLDSDAAKDEEVLYLFPATDAAQKLKSVRGVFLTLCDMLETVTGTPVTSSSLLLDGRQVHVSYCREGDKLLVLSLPARRAPLPQLRSMAEAAVRTLRFMFGSLESAFAQAENAAHLDHLFALFFQRALQPEAQRCGAVLLDTLPGAHWLPLPQDIKVELDAVLSDLEAADFAELSEDECDMRRLYTIVGTSLFYKGHLLCSHLPRDHLLEVTGYCHHVGLLPLAAKRRVGQLVVWREVFPGRHLQPATDTEADSPREPDGRSFLLVVGLGHCLLSVLLEAGGCASPAVDSPGPDCVYVDQARATLRQLEALEARISQQLAAMPGPALSCADWLLAGPHESATLTPGAARAAASPTCRRTLFGDCSAKTRSSAGAEWADPSPQPTPEAEESGTLPQAPRKKPALLSPFQLGPLKKDPSEKAPGLDSALKLTSGPENTLFHYVALETVQGVFVTPTHEQVAQLGGAVHPQLLRNFHRCCLAIRAVFQQAQAEERRASAGGGPLATAPRSPWPHPVKEHGLLFECPPEDGLHPRKDPPALAYWVVGRRLLQPEPRELYVCFHDSVAEVAVEMAFKLFFALAL; this comes from the exons ATGGCGGCGTCCGCGCCGCGCCCCTCGCCGCCTCGGAGCCCGGAGCCGCCGGGAGAGGAGGACGACGACGCCTCGGACCTCGGGGCCAGCGACTCGGCGTCCTGCACGTCCGGCAGCGACGA TGACCTGGAGCCCGAGTGGCTGCACAGCGTGCAGAGGCGCGGGGACCTCTTCTACCTGGAGCTGGACGAGGCGGACGAGGGGGGCGCGGCCGTCCCTGGGGGCCGCGCCGTGCGCTTCAGCGAGGCCGAGGTGGTGATCTCGGAAGGCGAGGGCGCGCCCCGGGGCCCTCCCGGCCTGCGGCGCCTGGCCAGGGCCCTGCGGGGCCGCCGGCTGCTGCCccggcgcgcgcgcgccccgcccgtGTCCATCCTCAAGGCGTCGCCGGCCGCACGCGCCCTGCCGGCCAGCAAGGAGGTGACGCTGCACGTCCACCCGCGGGCGCCCATGCGCCGGCCCCTCGAGGCGCTGCTGGGCATCGTCCACCGCGGCCGGCGCAGGCCTGCGCCTCTGCAGGTGCACGGGCTACTGCCCGGAGGCCCGGCGCTCGGGAGCGGCCAGGTGCTCATCG GGGACATCCTCGTGGCCGTGGATGACGTGCCGGTGACCACCGAGAACATCGAGCGGGTTCTGGCGGACATCCCCGGGCCCACACAG gTGAAGCTGACCTTTGAGAAGGCCCTGGCCGCGAAGGGCAGCGCCGCCCCGCCGAGCCCCAGGCAGgcgcccgccggccccggggAGCTGGTGCGTCTGCTTGGGGGAGACCAGGAGGGGGACGCCCAGCGGCGGGCGCTGGCCGAGCCGCACGTGGCCATGTGCCTCTCGCTGCAGCTGGACTCGGACGCCGCCAAGGACGAG GAGGTCCTGTACCTGTTCCCCGCCACGGACGCGGCGCAGAAGCTGAAGAGCGTCCGAGGCGTCTTCCTCACGCTCTGTGACATGCTGGAGACGGTGACGGGCACGCCGGTCACCAG CTCGTCGCTGCTGCTGGACGGGAGGCAGGTGCACGTGTCCTACTGCAGGGAGGGCGACAAGCTGCTGGTGCTCAGCCTGCCCGCCCGACG GGCACCCCTCCCGCAGCTGCGGAGCATGGCGGAGGCGGCAGTGCGGACCCTGCGATTCATGTTCGGCTCCCTGGAGAG TGCCTTTGCCCAGGCTGAGAACGCCGCGCACCTGGACCACCTCTTCGCCCTGTTCTTCCAGAGGGCGCTCCAGCCCGAGGCGCAGCGCTGCGGGGCCGTGCTTCTGGACACGCTCCCCGGGGCCCACTGGCTGCCCCTCCCTCAGGACATCAAG GTGGAATTAGACGCTGTATTAAGTGACTTGGAAGCTGCAGATTTTGCAGAATTG TCCGAGGATGAGTGTGACATGAGGCGGCTCTACACAATTGTGGGGACTTCACTATTTTACAAG GGTCACCTTCTCTGCAGCCACCTGCCCAGGGACCACCTCCTGGAGGTCACCGGCTACTGCCACCACGTGGGGCTGCTGCCTCTGGCCGCAAAGCGGAGGGTCGGCCAGCTGGTGGTCTGGAGAGAAGTCTTCCCCGGGCGTCACCTGCAGCCCGCCACGGACACTGAGGCCGACTCGCCCCGGGAGCCCGATGGCAGGAGCTTCCTGCTGGTCGTCGGCCTG GGTCATTGCTTGCTCTCGGTGCTTCTGGAGGCCGGCGGCTGTGCATCCCCGGCCGTGGACAGCCCTGGCCCCGACTGTGTCTACGTGGACCAGGCCCGCGCCACGCTGCGCCAGCTGGAGGCACTGGAGGCCCGCATCAGCCAGCAGCTGGCAGCCATGCCCGGCCCGGCCTTGTCCTGCGCAGACTGGCTCCTGGCCGGGCCCCATGAGAGTGCCACCCTGACCCCAGGGGCCGCCAGGGCCGCCGCGTCACCCACGTGCCGAAGGACGCTCTTCGGGGACTGCTCGGCCAAGACGCGGAGCAGCGCGGGTGCAGAGTGGGCGGACCCGAGCCCCCAGCCCACACCGGAGGCAGAGGAAAGCGGGACTTTGCCCCAG GCCCCGAGGAAGAAGCCCGCCCTCCTGAGCCCATTTCAGCTCGGGCCCTTGAAGAAGGACCCCTCGGAGAAGGCCCCGGGACTGGACAGCGCCCTGAA GCTGACCTCGGGCCCCGAGAACACCCTTTTCCACTACGTCGCCTTGGAGACTGTGCAGGGAGTCTTCGTCACCCCCACCCACGAGCAGGTCGCCCAGCTCGGCGGCGCCGTGCACCCCCAGCTCCTCCGGAACTTCCACCGCTGCTGCCTGGCTATCAGGGCCGTGTTCCAGCAGGCACAGGCAGAG GAGAGGAGAGCGTCAGCTGGAGGCGGCCCCCTGGCCACAGCCCCCCGGAGCCCCTGGCCGCACCCCGTGAAGGAGCACGGCCTGCTGTTCGAGTGCCCCCCAGAGGACGGGCTGCACCCCAGGAAGGACCCCCCGGCGCTTGCGTACTGGGTGGTGGG GAGGCGCCTGCTCCAGCCCGAGCCGCGCGAGCTGTACGTGTGCTTCCACGACTCGGTCGCGGAGGTCGCCGTGGAGATGGCCTTCAAGCTGTTCTTCGCGCTCGCCCTGtag
- the INTU gene encoding protein inturned isoform X4 — translation MAASAPRPSPPRSPEPPGEEDDDASDLGASDSASCTSGSDDDLEPEWLHSVQRRGDLFYLELDEADEGGAAVPGGRAVRFSEAEVVISEGEGAPRGPPGLRRLARALRGRRLLPRRARAPPVSILKASPAARALPASKEVTLHVHPRAPMRRPLEALLGIVHRGRRRPAPLQVHGLLPGGPALGSGQVLIGDILVAVDDVPVTTENIERVLADIPGPTQVKLTFEKALAAKGSAAPPSPRQAPAGPGELLDSDAAKDEEVLYLFPATDAAQKLKSVRGVFLTLCDMLETVTGTPVTSSSLLLDGRQVHVSYCREGDKLLVLSLPARRAPLPQLRSMAEAAVRTLRFMFGSLESAFAQAENAAHLDHLFALFFQRALQPEAQRCGAVLLDTLPGAHWLPLPQDIKVELDAVLSDLEAADFAELSEDECDMRRLYTIVGTSLFYKGHLLCSHLPRDHLLEVTGYCHHVGLLPLAAKRRVGQLVVWREVFPGRHLQPATDTEADSPREPDGRSFLLVVGLGHCLLSVLLEAGGCASPAVDSPGPDCVYVDQARATLRQLEALEARISQQLAAMPGPALSCADWLLAGPHESATLTPGAARAAASPTCRRTLFGDCSAKTRSSAGAEWADPSPQPTPEAEESGTLPQAPRKKPALLSPFQLGPLKKDPSEKAPGLDSALKLTSGPENTLFHYVALETVQGVFVTPTHEQVAQLGGAVHPQLLRNFHRCCLAIRAVFQQAQAEERRASAGGGPLATAPRSPWPHPVKEHGLLFECPPEDGLHPRKDPPALAYWVVGRRLLQPEPRELYVCFHDSVAEVAVEMAFKLFFALAL, via the exons ATGGCGGCGTCCGCGCCGCGCCCCTCGCCGCCTCGGAGCCCGGAGCCGCCGGGAGAGGAGGACGACGACGCCTCGGACCTCGGGGCCAGCGACTCGGCGTCCTGCACGTCCGGCAGCGACGA TGACCTGGAGCCCGAGTGGCTGCACAGCGTGCAGAGGCGCGGGGACCTCTTCTACCTGGAGCTGGACGAGGCGGACGAGGGGGGCGCGGCCGTCCCTGGGGGCCGCGCCGTGCGCTTCAGCGAGGCCGAGGTGGTGATCTCGGAAGGCGAGGGCGCGCCCCGGGGCCCTCCCGGCCTGCGGCGCCTGGCCAGGGCCCTGCGGGGCCGCCGGCTGCTGCCccggcgcgcgcgcgccccgcccgtGTCCATCCTCAAGGCGTCGCCGGCCGCACGCGCCCTGCCGGCCAGCAAGGAGGTGACGCTGCACGTCCACCCGCGGGCGCCCATGCGCCGGCCCCTCGAGGCGCTGCTGGGCATCGTCCACCGCGGCCGGCGCAGGCCTGCGCCTCTGCAGGTGCACGGGCTACTGCCCGGAGGCCCGGCGCTCGGGAGCGGCCAGGTGCTCATCG GGGACATCCTCGTGGCCGTGGATGACGTGCCGGTGACCACCGAGAACATCGAGCGGGTTCTGGCGGACATCCCCGGGCCCACACAG gTGAAGCTGACCTTTGAGAAGGCCCTGGCCGCGAAGGGCAGCGCCGCCCCGCCGAGCCCCAGGCAGgcgcccgccggccccggggAGCTG CTGGACTCGGACGCCGCCAAGGACGAG GAGGTCCTGTACCTGTTCCCCGCCACGGACGCGGCGCAGAAGCTGAAGAGCGTCCGAGGCGTCTTCCTCACGCTCTGTGACATGCTGGAGACGGTGACGGGCACGCCGGTCACCAG CTCGTCGCTGCTGCTGGACGGGAGGCAGGTGCACGTGTCCTACTGCAGGGAGGGCGACAAGCTGCTGGTGCTCAGCCTGCCCGCCCGACG GGCACCCCTCCCGCAGCTGCGGAGCATGGCGGAGGCGGCAGTGCGGACCCTGCGATTCATGTTCGGCTCCCTGGAGAG TGCCTTTGCCCAGGCTGAGAACGCCGCGCACCTGGACCACCTCTTCGCCCTGTTCTTCCAGAGGGCGCTCCAGCCCGAGGCGCAGCGCTGCGGGGCCGTGCTTCTGGACACGCTCCCCGGGGCCCACTGGCTGCCCCTCCCTCAGGACATCAAG GTGGAATTAGACGCTGTATTAAGTGACTTGGAAGCTGCAGATTTTGCAGAATTG TCCGAGGATGAGTGTGACATGAGGCGGCTCTACACAATTGTGGGGACTTCACTATTTTACAAG GGTCACCTTCTCTGCAGCCACCTGCCCAGGGACCACCTCCTGGAGGTCACCGGCTACTGCCACCACGTGGGGCTGCTGCCTCTGGCCGCAAAGCGGAGGGTCGGCCAGCTGGTGGTCTGGAGAGAAGTCTTCCCCGGGCGTCACCTGCAGCCCGCCACGGACACTGAGGCCGACTCGCCCCGGGAGCCCGATGGCAGGAGCTTCCTGCTGGTCGTCGGCCTG GGTCATTGCTTGCTCTCGGTGCTTCTGGAGGCCGGCGGCTGTGCATCCCCGGCCGTGGACAGCCCTGGCCCCGACTGTGTCTACGTGGACCAGGCCCGCGCCACGCTGCGCCAGCTGGAGGCACTGGAGGCCCGCATCAGCCAGCAGCTGGCAGCCATGCCCGGCCCGGCCTTGTCCTGCGCAGACTGGCTCCTGGCCGGGCCCCATGAGAGTGCCACCCTGACCCCAGGGGCCGCCAGGGCCGCCGCGTCACCCACGTGCCGAAGGACGCTCTTCGGGGACTGCTCGGCCAAGACGCGGAGCAGCGCGGGTGCAGAGTGGGCGGACCCGAGCCCCCAGCCCACACCGGAGGCAGAGGAAAGCGGGACTTTGCCCCAG GCCCCGAGGAAGAAGCCCGCCCTCCTGAGCCCATTTCAGCTCGGGCCCTTGAAGAAGGACCCCTCGGAGAAGGCCCCGGGACTGGACAGCGCCCTGAA GCTGACCTCGGGCCCCGAGAACACCCTTTTCCACTACGTCGCCTTGGAGACTGTGCAGGGAGTCTTCGTCACCCCCACCCACGAGCAGGTCGCCCAGCTCGGCGGCGCCGTGCACCCCCAGCTCCTCCGGAACTTCCACCGCTGCTGCCTGGCTATCAGGGCCGTGTTCCAGCAGGCACAGGCAGAG GAGAGGAGAGCGTCAGCTGGAGGCGGCCCCCTGGCCACAGCCCCCCGGAGCCCCTGGCCGCACCCCGTGAAGGAGCACGGCCTGCTGTTCGAGTGCCCCCCAGAGGACGGGCTGCACCCCAGGAAGGACCCCCCGGCGCTTGCGTACTGGGTGGTGGG GAGGCGCCTGCTCCAGCCCGAGCCGCGCGAGCTGTACGTGTGCTTCCACGACTCGGTCGCGGAGGTCGCCGTGGAGATGGCCTTCAAGCTGTTCTTCGCGCTCGCCCTGtag
- the INTU gene encoding protein inturned isoform X1, with protein MAASAPRPSPPRSPEPPGEEDDDASDLGASDSASCTSGSDDDLEPEWLHSVQRRGDLFYLELDEADEGGAAVPGGRAVRFSEAEVVISEGEGAPRGPPGLRRLARALRGRRLLPRRARAPPVSILKASPAARALPASKEVTLHVHPRAPMRRPLEALLGIVHRGRRRPAPLQVHGLLPGGPALGSGQVLIGDILVAVDDVPVTTENIERVLADIPGPTQVKLTFEKALAAKGSAAPPSPRQAPAGPGELVRLLGGDQEGDAQRRALAEPHVAMCLSLQLDSDAAKDEQEVLYLFPATDAAQKLKSVRGVFLTLCDMLETVTGTPVTSSSLLLDGRQVHVSYCREGDKLLVLSLPARRAPLPQLRSMAEAAVRTLRFMFGSLESAFAQAENAAHLDHLFALFFQRALQPEAQRCGAVLLDTLPGAHWLPLPQDIKVELDAVLSDLEAADFAELSEDECDMRRLYTIVGTSLFYKGHLLCSHLPRDHLLEVTGYCHHVGLLPLAAKRRVGQLVVWREVFPGRHLQPATDTEADSPREPDGRSFLLVVGLGHCLLSVLLEAGGCASPAVDSPGPDCVYVDQARATLRQLEALEARISQQLAAMPGPALSCADWLLAGPHESATLTPGAARAAASPTCRRTLFGDCSAKTRSSAGAEWADPSPQPTPEAEESGTLPQAPRKKPALLSPFQLGPLKKDPSEKAPGLDSALKLTSGPENTLFHYVALETVQGVFVTPTHEQVAQLGGAVHPQLLRNFHRCCLAIRAVFQQAQAEERRASAGGGPLATAPRSPWPHPVKEHGLLFECPPEDGLHPRKDPPALAYWVVGRRLLQPEPRELYVCFHDSVAEVAVEMAFKLFFALAL; from the exons ATGGCGGCGTCCGCGCCGCGCCCCTCGCCGCCTCGGAGCCCGGAGCCGCCGGGAGAGGAGGACGACGACGCCTCGGACCTCGGGGCCAGCGACTCGGCGTCCTGCACGTCCGGCAGCGACGA TGACCTGGAGCCCGAGTGGCTGCACAGCGTGCAGAGGCGCGGGGACCTCTTCTACCTGGAGCTGGACGAGGCGGACGAGGGGGGCGCGGCCGTCCCTGGGGGCCGCGCCGTGCGCTTCAGCGAGGCCGAGGTGGTGATCTCGGAAGGCGAGGGCGCGCCCCGGGGCCCTCCCGGCCTGCGGCGCCTGGCCAGGGCCCTGCGGGGCCGCCGGCTGCTGCCccggcgcgcgcgcgccccgcccgtGTCCATCCTCAAGGCGTCGCCGGCCGCACGCGCCCTGCCGGCCAGCAAGGAGGTGACGCTGCACGTCCACCCGCGGGCGCCCATGCGCCGGCCCCTCGAGGCGCTGCTGGGCATCGTCCACCGCGGCCGGCGCAGGCCTGCGCCTCTGCAGGTGCACGGGCTACTGCCCGGAGGCCCGGCGCTCGGGAGCGGCCAGGTGCTCATCG GGGACATCCTCGTGGCCGTGGATGACGTGCCGGTGACCACCGAGAACATCGAGCGGGTTCTGGCGGACATCCCCGGGCCCACACAG gTGAAGCTGACCTTTGAGAAGGCCCTGGCCGCGAAGGGCAGCGCCGCCCCGCCGAGCCCCAGGCAGgcgcccgccggccccggggAGCTGGTGCGTCTGCTTGGGGGAGACCAGGAGGGGGACGCCCAGCGGCGGGCGCTGGCCGAGCCGCACGTGGCCATGTGCCTCTCGCTGCAGCTGGACTCGGACGCCGCCAAGGACGAG CAGGAGGTCCTGTACCTGTTCCCCGCCACGGACGCGGCGCAGAAGCTGAAGAGCGTCCGAGGCGTCTTCCTCACGCTCTGTGACATGCTGGAGACGGTGACGGGCACGCCGGTCACCAG CTCGTCGCTGCTGCTGGACGGGAGGCAGGTGCACGTGTCCTACTGCAGGGAGGGCGACAAGCTGCTGGTGCTCAGCCTGCCCGCCCGACG GGCACCCCTCCCGCAGCTGCGGAGCATGGCGGAGGCGGCAGTGCGGACCCTGCGATTCATGTTCGGCTCCCTGGAGAG TGCCTTTGCCCAGGCTGAGAACGCCGCGCACCTGGACCACCTCTTCGCCCTGTTCTTCCAGAGGGCGCTCCAGCCCGAGGCGCAGCGCTGCGGGGCCGTGCTTCTGGACACGCTCCCCGGGGCCCACTGGCTGCCCCTCCCTCAGGACATCAAG GTGGAATTAGACGCTGTATTAAGTGACTTGGAAGCTGCAGATTTTGCAGAATTG TCCGAGGATGAGTGTGACATGAGGCGGCTCTACACAATTGTGGGGACTTCACTATTTTACAAG GGTCACCTTCTCTGCAGCCACCTGCCCAGGGACCACCTCCTGGAGGTCACCGGCTACTGCCACCACGTGGGGCTGCTGCCTCTGGCCGCAAAGCGGAGGGTCGGCCAGCTGGTGGTCTGGAGAGAAGTCTTCCCCGGGCGTCACCTGCAGCCCGCCACGGACACTGAGGCCGACTCGCCCCGGGAGCCCGATGGCAGGAGCTTCCTGCTGGTCGTCGGCCTG GGTCATTGCTTGCTCTCGGTGCTTCTGGAGGCCGGCGGCTGTGCATCCCCGGCCGTGGACAGCCCTGGCCCCGACTGTGTCTACGTGGACCAGGCCCGCGCCACGCTGCGCCAGCTGGAGGCACTGGAGGCCCGCATCAGCCAGCAGCTGGCAGCCATGCCCGGCCCGGCCTTGTCCTGCGCAGACTGGCTCCTGGCCGGGCCCCATGAGAGTGCCACCCTGACCCCAGGGGCCGCCAGGGCCGCCGCGTCACCCACGTGCCGAAGGACGCTCTTCGGGGACTGCTCGGCCAAGACGCGGAGCAGCGCGGGTGCAGAGTGGGCGGACCCGAGCCCCCAGCCCACACCGGAGGCAGAGGAAAGCGGGACTTTGCCCCAG GCCCCGAGGAAGAAGCCCGCCCTCCTGAGCCCATTTCAGCTCGGGCCCTTGAAGAAGGACCCCTCGGAGAAGGCCCCGGGACTGGACAGCGCCCTGAA GCTGACCTCGGGCCCCGAGAACACCCTTTTCCACTACGTCGCCTTGGAGACTGTGCAGGGAGTCTTCGTCACCCCCACCCACGAGCAGGTCGCCCAGCTCGGCGGCGCCGTGCACCCCCAGCTCCTCCGGAACTTCCACCGCTGCTGCCTGGCTATCAGGGCCGTGTTCCAGCAGGCACAGGCAGAG GAGAGGAGAGCGTCAGCTGGAGGCGGCCCCCTGGCCACAGCCCCCCGGAGCCCCTGGCCGCACCCCGTGAAGGAGCACGGCCTGCTGTTCGAGTGCCCCCCAGAGGACGGGCTGCACCCCAGGAAGGACCCCCCGGCGCTTGCGTACTGGGTGGTGGG GAGGCGCCTGCTCCAGCCCGAGCCGCGCGAGCTGTACGTGTGCTTCCACGACTCGGTCGCGGAGGTCGCCGTGGAGATGGCCTTCAAGCTGTTCTTCGCGCTCGCCCTGtag